The sequence CGCCACGGCCACGGTTAACCAATGCGGCGGTAGATCCGCTCGGCCTCGTCGACGACCTCGTAATCGGTGGCGTGCACCGTGTGGTCGAGGACCTCGCGCCGCCCCAGCGCCAGCATGCCGAAGCGGCGCAGGCTCCCGTAGATCAGCCGATGCACCCGGGCCTGGAGCGTGGGGTTGAAGTAGATCATCACGTTGCGGCAGAGCACGAGGTGGAACTCGTTGAAGGAGCCGTCGGTGACGAGGTTGTGCTGGGCGAAGACCACGTTCCGCCGCAGGGACGACTTGATCTGCGCATGGTCGGCGGTGGCGCTGTACCAGTCGGAGAGCGACCGCTTCCCCCCCGCCGCGATGTAGTTGGCGGTGTATTCCTTCATCTGGTTGAGGGAGAAGACGCCGCTGCGCGCCTTCTCCAGGACGGCGGCGTTCATGTCGGTGGCGTAGATCCGGCAGCGATCGTAGAGCCCCTCCTCCTCGAGGAGCATCGCCATCGAGTAGACCTCCTCACCGGTCGAGCACCCCGCGTGCCAGATCCGCACGAAGGGATGGGAGCGGAGCATCGGCACCACCCGCTCCCGGATCGCGCGGAAGAAGCTCGGGTCCCGGAAGAGCGAGGTCACGTGCACCGAGAGGTGCCCGAGGAGCCGATCCAGCGCAGCCGGATCGTGGAGCACCAGCGCCTGCAGCTGCGAGACGTTGCGGATCTTCTCGGACTGGAGCGCGTTGCGCAGCCGCCGCTTCAGCGACGCGCGCGCATAGTCGCGGAAGTCGATCCCGTGGTGCCGCCACAACCCTTCGAGGAGAAGGGAGACCTCGATCTCCTCCAGCGTCTCGGGCGCCGCCGCTTGGCCGCGCTCCCTGGCACCGGAGGCCGTTTCGTACAGCTCTCGCTCAGCCACCGCCGCCCTCCTGCACGGCCGCGCCCCCGGAGGAAGGCGCGGCCCGTCGCCTTCCATCAGGCCTCGGGACGCACCTGCGACCCGGTCGCCGGCTTCTTCTCGCCGGCACCGTAGAGCCACACCCGCAGTAGCGAGAGGAGCTGGTCGGTATCCACCGGCTTGGTGATGTAGTCGGAGGCGCCCGCCTCGATGCACTTCTCCCGATCACCCTTCATCGCCTTCGCGGTGAGCGCGATGATCGGCAGGTGGCGGAAGGTGCCCTCCTGGCGGATGGCCCGCATCGTCTCGTAGCCGTCCATCTCCGGCATCATCACGTCCATCAGGACCACGTCGATCTCGGGGTTGGCCTTCAGGGTTTCGAGACCCTTCCTGCCGTTCTCGGCGAAGAGGACCTTCATCGCCTGGCGCTCGAGGACGCTGGTGAGCGCGAAGATGTTCCGCACGTCGTCGTCCACGACGAGCACCGTGCGGCTGGAGAGGATCGGGTCCTGGACCCGCTTGAGCATCTCGCGCTTCTCGACGGGGAGGTTGCTCTCCACGCGGTGGAGGAAGAGCGCGGTCTCGTCGAGGAGATGCTCGGGCGAGCGCACCCCCTTGATCACGATCGCATCGGAGACGCGCTTCAGGGCAATCTCCTCCTGCTCGGTGAGCTCCTTGCCCGTGTAGATCACGATGGGCAGCCGCTCCCCGGCCTTCTCGTGGAGCTTCTCGATCAGCTCCACCCCGTCCATGTCGGGAAGGCCGAGGTCGAGGACCACGCAGTCGAAGTGCTTCTCGTCGAGGGCCGCCAGCGCCGCGGCACCGCTGCCCACCGCGGTGGTCTTCACGTCGCCGTTGCCGATGAGGTTGCGGATCGCCATCCGCTGCTTCTCGTCGTCTTCGACCACGAGCAGGTTCTTCACCGGCCGCTCGAGGAAGGTGGTGACCGAGTCGAGGGCGTCGCCGATCTGTTCCCGGCTCGCGGGCTTCTGCAGCCAGGCGAGGGCGCCGAGGCGCAGGCCCCGCTTCCAATTGGCGTCGGAGCCGGTGATCACGTGGACCGGGATGTGCCGGGTGGCGGCGTCGTGCTTGAGCCGGTCGAGGACGGTCCAGCCGTCGGCGCCGGGCAGGCGCAGGTCGAGGGTGATGGCGTCGGGCTTGAGCTCCCGGGCCAGGGCGAGGCCGGTGTCGCCGCGGGAGGCGACGATGCCCTTGAAGCCCTTCTCCCTGGCGAGGTCGAGGAGCACCCGGGCGAAGCCCGGATCGTCCTCCATGATGAGCACCTTGCGATCGCCGTCCTGGAGCTGCTGGCGATCGTCTTCGATGCCGGGCGGCAGGAGCGCGGTGTTCACGTCCTCGGGGAGCGCGCCGGCGCTCCACATCTCGCCCATGGTGCCGCCGCCCCAGGGGACGTTGCGCAGGGGCGAACGGACGGGCTGCGGGAGGAAGGTCCGGGGCAGGTAGAGCGTGAAGGTGCTGCCCTTCCCCGGCTCGCTCTTCACCACGATCTCGCCGCCGAGCAGCGTCGCCAGCTCGCGGCTGATCGAGAGGCCGAGCCCGGTGCCACCGTATTTGCGGCTGGTGGTGCCATCCGCCTGCTGGAAGGCCTCGAAGATGATCCGCTGCTTGCTCTCGGCGATGCCGATCCCGGTGTCCTCCACCGAGAAGGCGATCACGCCCTCGGCGCGCTGGAGCGAGGTGTTGCCCGCGCTCCAGCCACCCTTCGCCTCCTCGACCCGCAGGATCACCGATCCCTTCTCGGTGAACTTGAACGAGTTGGCGAGGAGGTTTTTGAGGACCTGCTGCAGCCGCCTGCCGTCGGTGTACATCGAGCGCGGCAGCGCCGGCGAGAACTCCACCCGGAACTCGAGCCCCTTGTCGGCGGCGACCTGGCGGAAGGTGCGCTCCACGTATTCGCGGGCCTGGCCGAGCACGAACTCGTCGATGTCCACCGCCATGGTCCCGGACTCGATCTTGGAGAGATCGAGGATGTCGTTGATCAGCGAGAGGAGATCGGAGCCCGAGGCGTGGATCGTCTCGGCGAACTCCACCTGCCGGTCGTCGAGGTTCCCCTCGCCGTTGTCGGCGAGGAGCCGCGAGAGGATGAGCAGGCTGTTGAGCGGCGTGCGCAGCTCGTGGCTCATGTTGGCGAGAAACTCGCTCTTGTACTTCGAGGCCAGCGCCAGCTGCTGGGCGCGCTCCTCGAGGGCGAGCTTCGCCTGCTCGATCTCCCGGTTCTTCCGCTCCACCTCGGCGTTCTGCACCTGGAGCAGGCGCGAACGCTCCTCGAGCTCCTCGTTGGTCTGCTGCAGCTCTTCCTGCTGCTGCTTGAGGCGCTCCTCCGAGGCCTGGAGCGAACGGGCCTGCTGCTCGAGGCGCCGGTTGGTCTCGGTGAGCTCGCTCTGCTGGCTGCGCAGCTCGTCGGCGAGCTGGGTGGACTGCTTGAGCAGCTCCTCGGTGCGCATGCCGGCGGCGATGGTGTTGAGCACGATGCCGATCGACTCGGTGAGCTGATCGAGGAAGGCGAGGTGGATCTCGTTGAAGCGATAGAAGGAGGCGAGCTCGACCACCGCCTTCACCTCCCCCTCGAAGACCACCGGCAGCACCACGATGTTGCGCGGCGCCGCGTCGCCGAGGCCCGACGAGATCCGGATGTAGTCCTCCGGTACGTCGGTGATGAGGATCCGCTCCTTCTCGAGGGCGCACTGGCCGACGAGGCCCTCGCCGGTCTTGAAGCGGTTGGAGAGGCCCTTGCGCTCCTTGTAGGCGTAGCTGGAGAGGAGCTGCAGCGTGTTCTTGTCGCTGGGGTCCATCAGGTAGAAGACCCCGTGCTGCGCGGAGACCAGCGGCGCCAGCTCGTTCAGGATGAGCTTGGAGACCGCTTCGAGGTCGCGCTGGCCCTGCAGCAGCCGGGTGAACTTGGCGAGGTTCGTCTTCAGCCAGTCCTGCTCGGTGTTCCTCCGGGTGGTCTCCCGGAGGTTCAGGATCATCTGGTTGATGTTGTCCTTGAGGGCCGCGAGCTCGCCCTGCGCCTCCACCGCAATCGACCGGGTGAGGTCGCCCTTGGTCACCGCGGTGGCCACCTCGGCGATGGCGCGGACCTGGGTCGTGAGGTTGGCGGCGAGCTGGTTCACGTTGTCGGTGAGGGCGCGCCAGATGCCGGCGGCGCCGGGCACCTTCGCCTGGCCGCCGAGCTTGCCCTCCACACCCACTTCTCGGGCGACGTTGGTCACCTGGTCGGCGAAGATTGCGAGGGTGTCGATCATGCCGTTGATGGTGTCGGCGAGCGCGGCGATCTCGCCCTTCGCTTCCAGCGCCAGTTTGCGCTTCAGATCACCGGCTGCGACCGCGGTGACCACGTTGGCGATGCCTCGCACCTGCGCGGTGAGGTTCGAGGCCATCAGGTTCACGTTGTCGGTGAGGTCCTTCCAGGTGCCGGCGACGCCGGGCACGTCCGCCTGGCCGCCGAGCTTGCCTTCCGTACCCACCTCGCGGGCGACGCGGGTCACTTCCGAGGCGAACGACCGGAGCTGATCCACCATCGTGTTGATGGTGCTCTTCAGGTCGAGCATCTCGCCCTTCACGTCCACGGTGATCTTCTTGGAGAGGTCACCGGTCGCCACCGCGGTGGTCACGTCCGCGATGTTGCGCACCTGGTCGGTCAGGTTGGACGCCATCGAGTTGACGTTGTCGGTGAGGTCCTTCCAGACGCCCGAGACGCCGCGCACGTCGGCCTGCCCGCCGAGCTTGCCTTCCGTACCCACCTCGCGGGCGACGCGGGTCACTTCCGAGGCGAAGGAGCCGAGCTGATCGACCATCGTGTTGATGGTGTTCTTGAGCTCGTAGATCTCCCCCTTCACGTCCACGGTGATCTTCTTGGAGAGATCACCGTTCGCGACCGCCGTGGTGACCTCGGCGATGTTTCGAACCTGCGAGGTGAGGTTCGACGCCATCGAGTTCACGTTGTCGGTGAGGTCCTTCCAGGTGCCGGCGACGCCGGGCACGTCCGCCTGGCCGCCGAGCTTGCCTTCCGTACCCACTTCGCGGGCGACGCGGGTCACTTCCGAGGCGAAGGAGCCGAGCTGATCGACCATCGTGTTGATGGTGTTCTTGAGCTCGAGGATCTCGCCCCGCACCTCCACCGTGATCTTCTTGGAGAGCTCGCCGTTCGCCACCGCCGTGGTCACCCGGGCGATGTCTCGCACCTGGGCGGTGAGGCCCGAGGCCATCGAGTTCACGCTGTCGGTGAGGTTCTTCCAGGTACCTGCGACCCCGCGCACCTGCGCCTGGCCGCCGAGCTTGCCTTCCGTGCCCACTTCCCAGGCGACGCGGGTCACTTCCGAGGCGAAGGAGGAGAGCTGGTCCACCATGGTGTTGATGGTGTTCTTCAGCTCGAGCATCTCACCGCGGACGTCCACGGTGATCTTCTTGCCGAGATCGCCGTTCGCCACGGCCGTGGTCACCTCGGCGATGTTGCGCACCTGCGAGGTGAGGTTCGAGGCCATGGAGTTCACGTTGTCCGTGAGGTCCTTCCAGACGCCGGAGACACCCTTCACCTCCGCCTGGCCGCCGAGCTTGCCTTCCGTACCCACTTCGCGCGCGACGCGGGTCACCTCCGAGGCGAAGGATCCGAGCTGATCCACCATCGTGTTGATGGTGTTCTTGAGCTCGAGGATCTCGCCTCGCACGTGCACGGTGATCTTCTTGGAGAGATCACCGGTCGCCACCGCCGTGGTCACCTCGGCGATGTTTCGAACCTGCGCGGTGAGGTTCGATCCCATCAGGTTCACGTTGTCGGTGAGGTCCTTCCAGACGCCGGAGACGCCGCGGACGTCGGCCTGGCCACCGAGCTTGCCTTCCGTACCCACTTCGCGGGCGACGCGGGTCACTTCCGAGGCGAAGGAGGAGAGCTGATCGACCATGGTGTTGATGGTCTGTTTCAGCTCGTAGATCTCGCCCTTCACGTCGACGGTGATCTTCTTGGAGAGATCGCCGTTTGCCACCGCCGTGGTCACCTCGGCGATGTTTCGAACCTGGGAGGTGAGGTTCGAGGCCATCGAGTTCACGTTGTCGGTGAGATCCTTCCAGACGCCCGAGACGCCGTTCACGTTGGCCTGGCCGCCGAGCTTGCCTTCCGTACCGACTTCGCGGGCGACGCGGGTCACTTCCGAGGCGAAGGAGGAGAGCTGATCGACCATGGTGTTGATGGTCTGCTTCAACTCGTAGATCTCTCCCTTCACGTCGACGGTGATCTTCTTGCCGAGATCGCCCGTCGCCACCGCCGTGGTGACCTCGGCGATGTTGCGGACCTGCGCCGTCAGGTTCGACGCCATCAGGTTCACGCTGTCGGTGAGGTCCTTCCAGGTGCCCGAGACGCCATCCACCTGCGCCTGGCCGCCGAGCTTGCCCTCGGTGCCCACTTCGCGGGCGACGCGGGTCACCTCCGAGGCGAAGGAGCCGAGCTGGCCGACCATGCCGTTGACCAGCCGGGCCGTGCGGAGGAACTCGCCCTGCAGCGGCCTGCCCTCCACCTCGAGGGACATCGAGGCGGTGAGGTCGCCGCGGGCCACCGCGCCGATGACGCGGGTGACCTCGGTGGTCGGGTGGACGAGGTCGGTGATCAGCGTGTTGACCGACTCGATCGACGAGGCCCACGAACCCTTCGCCCCCCGGAGGTCGGCACGGGCGGAGAGCTTGCCCTCCTTGCCGACCACCTCGCTCAGGCGAGCCAGCTCGTTGGCGGTGGCTTCGTTGAGCTCGATGATCTCGTTGAGCGCGTCGCAGACCTTGCCTGCGAGGCCGCTCCGGTCCACCGGCATGCGCTCGGTGAAGTCGCCCTTGCGGACCGAGACGAGCACGGACAGGAGCTGCTTGAGATCGAGGGTGTCGCTGGAGCCAGCGTTGGCCGTCGGCATGGCGGTCGTTCTCCGTGGGGCGTTGCAGTGCGGGCCGGGCGGCGGATGCCCGGCGGCGTTCTTCAGCAGAGCTCGCCGAGCAGGCGGAAGAGCTCTTCGATCTTCACGGGTTTGATCAGGTGGGCGTCGAAGCCCGCCTCGCGGGCCTTGCGCGCGACGTCGTCGCCGCCGTAGCCGGTGAGGGCCACCAGCCGCGTGTTCTCGGGGGGCAGGTCGCGGCGGACGCGCTGCGCCACCTGGTAGCCGTCGAGGCCAGGCAGGCCGATGTCGACCAGGGCGACGTTGGGCTTCCTGGCCACGATCATCTCGGCGCCGGCGGCACCGTCCGCCGCCTCGGCCACCTCGTGCCCCTCGAACTCGAGCAGGTCACGGAGGGTGAGCCGGATGTCTTCGTTGTCCTCGACGAGGAGGATGCTGCGCGCGACGCTCTCCATCTTTCCCTTCTCCTCGACCGACTTCGCCGCTGCCTCTGCTGCCTGCACCACGACCGGCAGCCGAACGGTGAAGCGGGCCCCCTTGCCGGGACCGTCGCTGTGGGCGTCGACGGTTCCACCGTGCAGGTGGGCGAGACTGCGAACCAGGGTGAGACCGAGGCCGAGGCCGCCCCTGGCGCGGTCGGAGGTCGGATCGATCTGCACGAAGGTCTCGAAGACCTGCTCGAGCATCTCCGGGCGGATTCCGACACCGTCGTCCTCGACCGAGACGACCAGGTCGCTTCCCTCGACGACGCAGGCGAGGCGGATGTTGCCGCCCTCGTCGGTGTATTTGGCGGCGTTGTGGATGAGGTTCGCGATCACCTGGGCGAGGCGGGTCGCGTCGGCGTCGACGAGGACGCTGCCGTCGGGCTGGACCACCTCGAGGTGGTGCATCTTCGCCTGCACCAGCGGCGCGCCGGTCTGCAGCGCGTGCTCGACGACGGTGCGGAGCTCGACCCGCTCGCGGCGCAGCGCGATCTTTCCCTGCGTGATCCGCGAGACGTCGAGGAGGTCGTCGACGAGGCGGGCCATGTGGAGCGCCTGCCGCTCCGCTGCGGCGACGGAGCGCAGGGCAGGCTCCTCGCCGTCGATGCGCCGGCGCACCAGGCTGAGTGCGTTGACGATCGGCGCGAGCGGGTTGCGCAGCTCGTGGGCGAGCATCGCCAGAAATTCGTCCTTGCGCCGGTCGGCGGCGCGCAGATCGGCGGCGCTCTTCTGCAGCTGCCGCACCAAGCCCACGCGGTCGAGGCCGATGGCGAGCTGATCGGCCGCCACCTGCAGCACGGCGAGCTCGTCGTCGCTGATCGTGGCCCGCTCCCTGCTACCGAATCGCACCACGCCGAGGAGGCGTCGTTCGGCGAGGAGGGGCAGCGCGGTGCCGCAGAGGACGCCGGCCTTCCGGGCTTCGGCGGCGATGGCGTCGTCAGAATCCTGCACGTGCTGCAGCACCACCGGCGCGCGCTGCGCCAGGGCCTCCCGGATCGCCGGCGTGTCACCCCGGGGGGCGAGCTCCAGCCCGCGCTTCCACGCCAGCGACATCTCGCCGTGGTGGCCCTCGCAGAGGTGGAGGGACCCCACGTCGAAACCGAGGCGTTCGGCGACCTCGTCGCAGACCGCCGGAACGAAGACGGTGGGATCGCTCTCCCCGAGGAGGATGCTGCCCACCGTCGCCAGGGTCTGGAGGCGCTCGTTGTTGGCCTCGAGGCGCTCGCGCTCCCAGCGCGCCCGCGCCTCGGCGAGGCTGCGCTCGTGCTCACGGCGGGAGGCCTCTTGCAGCAGCTGCGCCTGGCGGACGACCTCCGTGTTCTTGCGATGGAGATCGAGGAAGACCGCGACCTTGGACTTGAGGACGCTGGGAACGATCGGCTTGAAGAGGAAATCGACCGCGCCCAGGTCGTAGCCCCGCTGCACCGCCGAGCTCTCGTGCTCGAAGGCGGTGAGGAAGATCACGGGTAGATGCTTGCTGCGATCCCGCGAACGGATCAGCCGCGCCGTCTCGAAGCCATCGAGGCCGGGCATCTGGATGTCGAGGAGAACGAGCGCGAAATCACGCTCGAGTACGCGCAACAGCGCTTCATCACCGGACGTCGCCTTGACGAGATTCGCCCCCAGGTCCTGGAGCACGGCCTCGAGGGAAAGGAGGTTGCTCGGATTGTCGTCTACCGCGAGAACGTCCACCCGTTCGCCCCACATACCGCTCCGCTCCCTACCCGGGGTTGATGGTCCATCTGGGTCGCTGGATTGGGCCGCGTGAAAGTCGTTCCGAAGGGGCTTTCCCGCAAGCCCGGGATGGCACTCGGAGCGAAGTTGAATCGCGGGTGATGTCGACTCCCACACACTGCCCTCCCCAAACGGGGAATGGCCGACACCCCGAGCATGGTGAACTTCCCGACGTGGAAGGCCCTCCGCACCGCTCCGAGCCGGTTACCAGCCCGATCCGGCCTGCCTGGATCCCCGAGCGGCTCTACCCCTTTCGGAGCCGCTACCTCTCCATCGACGGCTGTCGACTGCACTACATCGACGAAGGCGAGGGTCCACCGCTCCTCCTCCTGCACGGGAACCCCACCTGGTCGTTCGTCTACCGGGAGATCGTCCTCGCGCTCCGGGACCGATTCCGCTGCATCGCCCCCGACTATCCGGGCTTCGGCCTCTCCGTGGCCCACGCCGGCTACGGCTTCACCCCAGCGGAGCACACCCACGTCGTCGAGCAGCTCGTCCAGCATCTCGATCTCGAGGGCGGCGCGCTCATGGGACAGGAATGGGGGGGTCCCATCGGCCTTGCCATCGCCGCTCGGCATCCGGACCGCTTCCGGGCGCTGGTGTTGGGGAATTCCTGGGCCTGGCCGGTGAACCGGAGCCCCCGTTTCGCGGCCTTCTCGCGCCTCGTCGGGGGCAGCGGCGGCAGCTGGCTGATCGAGCACCTCGACGCCTTCGTCGAGCTGGGCCTGCGCCTGGGCGCCACGCGCAAGCTGCCTCGCGAGGTGATGGACGCCTACCGCGGCCCCTTTCCCACCCCGACCGCGCGGCTGCCGACGGCGGTCTTCCCCCGGGAGATCCTGGGGAGCCGCCACTTCCTCCTCGAGGTCGAGCACGGGCTCCGCGCCCTCGCGGAGAAGCCGACGCTGCTGGTCTGGGGCGACCGCGACCTCGCCTTCCGCGGGCCGGAGCGGCGGCGCTTCGAGCGGACCTTTCCGCTGCACGAGACGGTGATCCTCCGGGGGGCTGGGCACTACATCCAGGAGGACGATCCCCGGGGGATCGCCCGGGCGATCCGCCGCTTCTGGGACGACCGCTTCACCCACTGATCCCGCAGGCGGTGGGCATCGGGCCAGCCGTGCGGACCGGCCGGAAGGCGGGCGCCGGATCCGCGGTTCTCCTTCCGGTGGATCCGCAGAAGAAGCTCGCCATCCTCGCCGACGCGGCCAAATACGACGCATCCTGCGCCTCGAGCGGCGGCAGCCGCCGCGCCGCGCCCGGCGGCCTCGGCAGCGCCGAGGGGATGGGCATCTGCCACAGCTACACGCCGGACGGCAGGTGCGTGTCGCTGCTCAAGATCCTGCTCACCAATTTCTGCATCTACGACTGCACCTATTGCGTGAACCGCATCTCCAGCGACACGCCCCGCGCCCGCTTCACGCCGGAGGAGGTGGTCTCCCTCACCCTCGACTTCTACCGGCGCAACTACATCGAGGGGCTCTTCCTGAGCTCCGGCGTGCTCCGGAGCCCCGATCACACGATGGAGGAGCTGGTGCGGGTCGCCCGCCTCCTCCGCGAGGACCACGGCTTCGCCGGCTACATCCACCTCAAGGTGGTGCCCGGCGCCTCGCCGGAGCTGATCGAGGCGGCGGGTCTCCACGCCGATCGCGTCAGCGCCAACGTGGAGCTGCCCACCGAGGCGGACCTCGCCCGGCTGGCGCCCGAGAAGAAGCTGCCGGTGATCGACGAGACGATGGGCCGGATCCACCTCCGCCGGACCGAGGCGAAGGAGGAGCGCCGCACCTTCGCCCCAGCGGGACAGAGCACCCAGATCATCGTCGGGGCCACCGACACGCCGGACGCCACCATCCTCGCCACCTCGTCGCGGCTCTACGAAACCCATCGCCTCCGCCGGGTCTATTACTCGGCCTTCAGCCCCATCCCCGGCGCCGACGTGCGGCTGCCGGCGAAGTCGCCGCCGCTGGTCCGCGAGCACCGGCTCTACGAGGCCGATTGGCTGATCCGCTTCTACGGCTTCGAGGCGCAGGAGCTGGCGGGAGCGGACGCGCCGCAGCTCGATCTCGGGATCGATCCCAAGCTCGCCTGGGCGCTGCGCAACCGTGCCTACTTCCCGGTGGACCTCAACATCGCGCCGCGGGGCGCCTTGCTGCGGGTACCGGGGATCGGCGTCCGGGGCGCCGAGCGGATCGTCGAGGCCCGGCGGCACCGCCGCCTGCGCATCGCCGACCTCGGCAAGCTGCGGGTGGCGAAGAACCGGGCGCTGCCCTTCGTCGTCGCCGCCGACCACAACCCCACCGCCGCCTGGATCGACCGCGACGATCTGCGCGAGCGGATCGTCCGTCCGCAGGCGGCGCAGCTCTCGCTCTTCGACGCGGCGGCGCCAGCAGCGGCCCCGGAGCCTGCGCCCCTCGCGCCGGCGCTCTCGGGGGAGCTGTGATTCACGTCGCGGTGGAGCCGGGGTGGCACCCCTTCCGCGACCAGGCCCTGCGCCTCCTCCAGGCGGCGACGCCTCCCGAGGCGGTGGCCTGGGAGGAGGCGGGCGCCGCGCAGGCAGCGCTGCCCCTCTTCGCAGCGGAGGCGGTGCCCGCGGCGACGGGGCCGGTACCGAAGGTGCCGCGGGCCTTCGTCGACCGGGCGCAGCGGGTGATCTGCCACCGGGATCCGGCGCGGCTCGCCCTGCTCTATCGCGTCCTCTGGCGGATCACCCGCGGCGCCAGGACGCTCCTCGCCGATCCCCTCGACGACGACGTCCGCCACCTCGCCGGCCTGGAGCGCCAGGTGCGCCGGGACGTCCACAAGATGCACGCCTTCGTGCGCTTCCGCCGGGTGGAGGACGAGGGCGGCGCGCATTGGATCGCGTGGCACCGCCCCGATCACCGGATCGTGGAGCAGGCAGCTCCCTTCTTCGCCAGGCGCTTCCCTTCGATGCGCTGGACGATCCTGACGCCGGACGCCTCGGCCCATTGGGACGGCGCCTCCCTCCACTTCGGCCCTGGGGCGACGCGGGACGCGGCGCCTGCAGGAGACGCCCTCGAGGAGCTCTGGCGCACCTACTACCGCTCGACCTTCAACCCCGCCCGCCTCAACCTGCGGGCGATGAAGGCGGAGCTGCCGGTGCGCCACTGGGCGACGCTTCCCGAGGCGGCGGAGATCGCCCGGCTCGCGCTGGCTGCGCCGGACCGGGTGCGTCGCATGGTCAACCGCCCCGGGGCGCCGGTTCCCCCCGGCGCCGACCTCGTCGCGCTCGGACGCGCCGCGCGCGGGTGCACCGCCTGCCCGCTCCACGGCCCCGCCACCCGGACCGTCGTCGGCGAGGGGCCCGCCGATGCGCGGCTGGTGCTGGTCGGCGAGCAGCCCGGCGATCAGGAGGACCTGGCGGGCAGGCCTTTCGTGGGACCTGCAGGCGAGGTGCTCGACGAGGCCCTCGCCGAGGCGGGGCTCGACCGGCGCTCGCTCTACCTCACCAATGCGGTGAAGCACTTCAAATTCGTGGGCCGCGGCAAGCGCCGCCTCCACCAGCGCCCTGCGGCGGAGGAGGTGCGCATCTGCAGCGACTGGCTCCAGGCCGAGCTCGCCGTCGTGCAGCCTGCTGCGATCGTCTGCCTCGGCCTCACCGCCGCCCGCTCCCTCCTCGGCCCCGGTGCACGGCTGCAGGATCTCCGCGGGCAGGTGGTGGACGGGCCCCGTGGCGCGCGGCTCCTCGCCACCTGGCATCCGGCGGCGATCCTCCGGGCCCGGGACGCGACGAGCGCCGCGGCGATGCGCGCGGCGCTCGTTGCGGATCTGCGGCGAGCGGCGTCGCTCGCTGCCTGATCAGGCCGCTGCCTGCGTGGTCTTCACCTCGGCGATCAGGTCCTGGAGGACCTTCTTGGCGTCGCCGTAGATCATCATCGTGTTGTCGCGCTCGAAGAGCTCGTTCTTGATGCCGGCGTAGCCCGCGCCGAGGGAGCGCTTGATCACGAAGACGGTCCGGGCCTGGTGGACCTCGAGGATCGGCATCCCGTAGATCGGGCTGTCCTTCTGCGTCTGCGCC comes from Vulgatibacter sp. and encodes:
- a CDS encoding CheR family methyltransferase, with protein sequence MAERELYETASGARERGQAAAPETLEEIEVSLLLEGLWRHHGIDFRDYARASLKRRLRNALQSEKIRNVSQLQALVLHDPAALDRLLGHLSVHVTSLFRDPSFFRAIRERVVPMLRSHPFVRIWHAGCSTGEEVYSMAMLLEEEGLYDRCRIYATDMNAAVLEKARSGVFSLNQMKEYTANYIAAGGKRSLSDWYSATADHAQIKSSLRRNVVFAQHNLVTDGSFNEFHLVLCRNVMIYFNPTLQARVHRLIYGSLRRFGMLALGRREVLDHTVHATDYEVVDEAERIYRRIG
- a CDS encoding HAMP domain-containing protein gives rise to the protein MPTANAGSSDTLDLKQLLSVLVSVRKGDFTERMPVDRSGLAGKVCDALNEIIELNEATANELARLSEVVGKEGKLSARADLRGAKGSWASSIESVNTLITDLVHPTTEVTRVIGAVARGDLTASMSLEVEGRPLQGEFLRTARLVNGMVGQLGSFASEVTRVAREVGTEGKLGGQAQVDGVSGTWKDLTDSVNLMASNLTAQVRNIAEVTTAVATGDLGKKITVDVKGEIYELKQTINTMVDQLSSFASEVTRVAREVGTEGKLGGQANVNGVSGVWKDLTDNVNSMASNLTSQVRNIAEVTTAVANGDLSKKITVDVKGEIYELKQTINTMVDQLSSFASEVTRVAREVGTEGKLGGQADVRGVSGVWKDLTDNVNLMGSNLTAQVRNIAEVTTAVATGDLSKKITVHVRGEILELKNTINTMVDQLGSFASEVTRVAREVGTEGKLGGQAEVKGVSGVWKDLTDNVNSMASNLTSQVRNIAEVTTAVANGDLGKKITVDVRGEMLELKNTINTMVDQLSSFASEVTRVAWEVGTEGKLGGQAQVRGVAGTWKNLTDSVNSMASGLTAQVRDIARVTTAVANGELSKKITVEVRGEILELKNTINTMVDQLGSFASEVTRVAREVGTEGKLGGQADVPGVAGTWKDLTDNVNSMASNLTSQVRNIAEVTTAVANGDLSKKITVDVKGEIYELKNTINTMVDQLGSFASEVTRVAREVGTEGKLGGQADVRGVSGVWKDLTDNVNSMASNLTDQVRNIADVTTAVATGDLSKKITVDVKGEMLDLKSTINTMVDQLRSFASEVTRVAREVGTEGKLGGQADVPGVAGTWKDLTDNVNLMASNLTAQVRGIANVVTAVAAGDLKRKLALEAKGEIAALADTINGMIDTLAIFADQVTNVAREVGVEGKLGGQAKVPGAAGIWRALTDNVNQLAANLTTQVRAIAEVATAVTKGDLTRSIAVEAQGELAALKDNINQMILNLRETTRRNTEQDWLKTNLAKFTRLLQGQRDLEAVSKLILNELAPLVSAQHGVFYLMDPSDKNTLQLLSSYAYKERKGLSNRFKTGEGLVGQCALEKERILITDVPEDYIRISSGLGDAAPRNIVVLPVVFEGEVKAVVELASFYRFNEIHLAFLDQLTESIGIVLNTIAAGMRTEELLKQSTQLADELRSQQSELTETNRRLEQQARSLQASEERLKQQQEELQQTNEELEERSRLLQVQNAEVERKNREIEQAKLALEERAQQLALASKYKSEFLANMSHELRTPLNSLLILSRLLADNGEGNLDDRQVEFAETIHASGSDLLSLINDILDLSKIESGTMAVDIDEFVLGQAREYVERTFRQVAADKGLEFRVEFSPALPRSMYTDGRRLQQVLKNLLANSFKFTEKGSVILRVEEAKGGWSAGNTSLQRAEGVIAFSVEDTGIGIAESKQRIIFEAFQQADGTTSRKYGGTGLGLSISRELATLLGGEIVVKSEPGKGSTFTLYLPRTFLPQPVRSPLRNVPWGGGTMGEMWSAGALPEDVNTALLPPGIEDDRQQLQDGDRKVLIMEDDPGFARVLLDLAREKGFKGIVASRGDTGLALARELKPDAITLDLRLPGADGWTVLDRLKHDAATRHIPVHVITGSDANWKRGLRLGALAWLQKPASREQIGDALDSVTTFLERPVKNLLVVEDDEKQRMAIRNLIGNGDVKTTAVGSGAAALAALDEKHFDCVVLDLGLPDMDGVELIEKLHEKAGERLPIVIYTGKELTEQEEIALKRVSDAIVIKGVRSPEHLLDETALFLHRVESNLPVEKREMLKRVQDPILSSRTVLVVDDDVRNIFALTSVLERQAMKVLFAENGRKGLETLKANPEIDVVLMDVMMPEMDGYETMRAIRQEGTFRHLPIIALTAKAMKGDREKCIEAGASDYITKPVDTDQLLSLLRVWLYGAGEKKPATGSQVRPEA
- a CDS encoding response regulator, which encodes MWGERVDVLAVDDNPSNLLSLEAVLQDLGANLVKATSGDEALLRVLERDFALVLLDIQMPGLDGFETARLIRSRDRSKHLPVIFLTAFEHESSAVQRGYDLGAVDFLFKPIVPSVLKSKVAVFLDLHRKNTEVVRQAQLLQEASRREHERSLAEARARWERERLEANNERLQTLATVGSILLGESDPTVFVPAVCDEVAERLGFDVGSLHLCEGHHGEMSLAWKRGLELAPRGDTPAIREALAQRAPVVLQHVQDSDDAIAAEARKAGVLCGTALPLLAERRLLGVVRFGSRERATISDDELAVLQVAADQLAIGLDRVGLVRQLQKSAADLRAADRRKDEFLAMLAHELRNPLAPIVNALSLVRRRIDGEEPALRSVAAAERQALHMARLVDDLLDVSRITQGKIALRRERVELRTVVEHALQTGAPLVQAKMHHLEVVQPDGSVLVDADATRLAQVIANLIHNAAKYTDEGGNIRLACVVEGSDLVVSVEDDGVGIRPEMLEQVFETFVQIDPTSDRARGGLGLGLTLVRSLAHLHGGTVDAHSDGPGKGARFTVRLPVVVQAAEAAAKSVEEKGKMESVARSILLVEDNEDIRLTLRDLLEFEGHEVAEAADGAAGAEMIVARKPNVALVDIGLPGLDGYQVAQRVRRDLPPENTRLVALTGYGGDDVARKAREAGFDAHLIKPVKIEELFRLLGELC